In a genomic window of Paramecium tetraurelia macronuclear, complete genome:
- a CDS encoding UNC51-like kinase produces the protein MIIENQKHLFYQGWFAKIIEVKVDKINNQEVILGQGGYGTVLRGKMKIENINNTKETREVPIAIKRIKLSPLKEKKSFGENQLNMESIKLELSVYEQIKSKNIVQLYGSEQKDNHYYLYLELCDGNLLNCIMDENGDAPLKEEQAIRYFIKIFDTLQLLQKSTYERTENNKESLYHRDINVKNILIKKCVIGYQIKLCDFGIAQYSVQPGNQNKNLIQEIGTPAFKSPENFLNQLCDQEKNETWSLGTVLVCLLFGYSSFMANIQLFNIGNKDDHLKWISRQKNLISTEVQQLLFGLLQKEPKERMGYKQISESQCYRLYGNYPPSRSLIPRGIQRLMYNNFEYLTQLFINLNQNLYKQIPEDLLFFLFQHYKNLVHKQCQNYSGYYKSIDSTDLSLQTTSNINYIGIPTLLQKYYQFFQNIQLENETQNDDQMILFWRKFSQPNRRYQDSQRFCFLNNLFEVLDKLQVEQQALENQILELNKKKMLYLEKEEKLYSKKEENLNKKLYVIEKLKEDKDDNFNKFNDLISGLTQYFDWNKEKI, from the exons atgataatagaaaattagaaaCACCTATTTTATTAGGGTTGGTTTGCTAAAATAATAGAGGTCAAAgtagataaaattaacaattaggAAGTCATTCTGGGATAAGGGGGATATGGAACAGTTTTAAGAGGAAAGATGAAGatagaaaatatcaataatacaAAAGAAACAAGGGAAGTTCCAATtgcaataaaaagaattaaactTTCACctttaaaagaaaagaaatcatttggtgaaaattaattaaacatgGAATCTATAAAACTCGAGCTTTCAGTTTATgaacaaattaaatctaaaaatatagtATAATTGTATGGGAGTGAATAAAAGGACAATCAttactatttatatttagaattatgcGATGGAAACCTGTTGAATTGCATAATGGATGAAAATGGAGATGCACCACTTAAGGAAGAGTAGGCAATTagatatttcataaaaatatttgatacaTTATAATTGTTGTAGAAATCAACGTATGAAAGAACTGAAAATAATAAGGAATCTTTGTATCATAGAgatattaatgttaaaaatattctcaTTAAAAAGTGTGTAATAggttatcaaataaaattatgtgaTTTTGGGATTGCTTAATATAGTGTGCAACCaggtaattaaaataaaaatttgattcaagAAATTGGAACACCA GCTTTTAAAAGTCCAGagaattttctaaatcaattatgcgactaagaaaaaaatgaaactTGGAGTTTAGGAACAGTATTAGTTTGCCTCTTATTTGGCTATAGTTCATTCATGGcgaatattcaattatttaatattggtAATAAAGATGATCATTTGAAATGGATAAGTCGTcaaaaaaatctaatttcaaCTGAAGTATAGTAATTACTCTTcggattattataaaaagaacCGAAAGAAAGAATGggttataaataaattagtgaGTCTTAATGTTATAGATTGTATGGAAATTACCCCCCTAGCAGATCCTTAATTCCTCGAGGTATTTAACGCCTaatgtataataattttgaatacttAACACAACTCTTCATTAACTTGAATCAAAATCTATATAAGTAAATTCCTGAAGATctactattttttttattctagcATTATAAGAATTTGGTCCACAAATAATGCTAAAATTACAGCGGGTATTACAAAAGTATAGATTCTACAGATCTTAGCCTATAAACCACTAGTAATATCAATTACATAGGAATACCAAccttattataaaaatattattagttttttcaaaatatacaACTTGAAAATGAAACCCAAAATGACGACTAAATGATCTTGTTTTGGAGAAAATTCTCCTAACCAAATAGAAGGTATTAGGATAGCCAAAGATTTtgttttcttaataatctgTTTGAAGTTCTTGATAAATTATAGGTCGAATAATAAGCACTTGAAAACCagattttagaattgaacaaaaaaaaaatgcTCTACTTagagaaagaagaaaaattatactcaaagaaagaagaaaatcTAAACAAAAAACTATATGTGATAGAAAAATTGAAGGAGGATAAAGAtgacaattttaataaatttaatgactTGATTTCAGGTTtaacataatattttgactggaataaagaaaaaatctga
- a CDS encoding DNA-binding protein: protein MFWGTQISQGKTHKLTAEEADVIHVSNVAISEGENKIQVYAKVQGKEFILANLEKNKLEQVSLDLYFRADQQVEFGVKGKGTIHVSGYIEPELDNEEGLSDDDEQTLSQDEEASEESPEPVQQTKKKEQSKQQPQQQLQQQTQKQNKEKQEQPQSKPQQGQQQQKPTQQQQKPQQQQPKPQQQQPKKADEEWDDDEDDEGLDDFDENDLDDGDLDDDEDEDESEEQKPQQKFVKNNEGQKQKPKQEQTKPQQKGQQQQQQQKQQNQNQQQQKQQNQNQQQQNKGNQQQGQKPAQNQQQNQGKQQQHPQNKGNPQQNKDNQNKNFNKNANKNQGGFKQKQQ, encoded by the exons atgttttgGGGAACTCAAATATCACAAGGAAAAACTCACAAATTAACAGCAGAAGAAGCAGATGTTATCCATGTTTCTAATGTTGCCATTTCTGAaggagaaaataaaatttaagtttatgCAAAAGTATAAGGAAAAGAATTCATCCTTGCCAATCTTGAGAAAAACAag ttGGAATAAGTCTCTTTGGACTTGTATTTCAGAGCTGACCAATAGGTAGAATTTGGAGTGAAAGGAAAAGGAACTATTCATGTTTCTGGATATATCGAACCTGAATTAGATAATGAA GAGGGATTATCTGATGATGATGAGTAAACCCTAAGCCAAGATGAGGAAGCTAGCGAAGAAAGTCCAGAACCAGTTCAATaaacaaagaaaaaagaataatctaaataataaccataataataattataataataaacttaaaaataaaataaagaaaaataagaataaccATAATCCAAACCTCAATAAGgataataacaatagaaaccaacataataataataaaaaccataataataataaccaaaGCCATAATAACAACAACCAAAAAAGGCTGATGAGGAATGGGATGACGATGAAGATGATGAGGGTCTTGatgattttgatgaaaatgacTTAGATGATGGAGATTTggatgatgatgaagatgaagatgaatctgaagaataaaaac CCTAATAAAAGTTTGTTAAAAACAATGAGGGATAAAAGCAAAAGCCTAAGTAAGAGTAAACTAAACCTTAATAAAAAggatagtaataataataataataaaaataataaaactaaaatcaataataataaaaataatagaattagaatcaataataataaaataaaggaaaCTAATAATAAGGTTAAAAGCCAGcctaaaatcaataataaaatcaaggaaaacaataataacatcCTCAAAATAAAGGAAATCCCCAATAAAATAAGGACAATTAAAACAAGAATTTCAACAAGAATGCCAATAAAAATCAAGGTGGCTTCAAGTAAAAGCAATAATGA
- a CDS encoding Protein kinase, translating to MSDFETLENDLGNKYCNFQEIGFGSFATVFHAECLTTKRNVAIKMISKQGLQVQILHYLNQEIEILKRCNHENIIKFYEKYETKNTVYIVLEECKKDLGVIYEEYFDCEMPEKYVIFIILQLIEGFKQLHQQFIIHRDIKLENIMVQMTDYQLEQLKQRQFDVLFSAKFKIADMGLSKQLASQTDLAQTYAGSPMTMAPEILENKSYGRQADIFSLGVIMFQLLFGRFPFKNEKDHISEIQKQTISFQDSQIKISNSMKTIIQSMLKYDPNQRIQLNELKQELTNLLKESKIIFEFDDDQESNSNSDLDQDQDQESLLEQEMEEGTVKQEIEQQQENDEQFEILTIDKNDDDKLIEELYNQRKQYLLLAKAHQQIYEQDIVDQFYNYDQYQECAKQLYCHLKSQLNEEQYHQVQACQYLKELISNEDYHLFNTQEIVQDYKQESLLGFIKQSIFGTPQKQSLESQLNEIRSINLQLIESLRNEIKNEKQQYLLITLVQLEMFFKKQTQEYEKLDYNLFNLDQEALDQDPKQLQNILDQIFTNILT from the exons ATGAGCGATTTTGAAAcattagaaaatgatttagGGAATAAATACTGCAATTTCCAAGAAATTGGTTTTGGTTCTTTCGCTACAGTGTTTCATGCAGAATGTCTAACCACAAAAAGGAATGTTGCAATTAAg atGATCAGCAAATAAGGATTGCAAGTCCAAATCCTacactatttaaattaagaaatagaaattttaaaaagatgtAATCATGAAaacatcattaaattttatgaaaaatatgaaaCAAAGAATACTGTTTATATTGTGTTAGAAGAATGCAAGAAGGATCTTGGAGTTATCTATgaagaatattttgattgtGAGATGCCAGAGAAGTAtgtgatatttataattctataattgatTGAGGGTTTTAAATAACTTCactaataattcatcatccACAGAGATATAAAActtgaaaatattatggtTTAGATGACTGATTACtaattggaataattaaaacaaagaTAATTTGATGTCCTCTTTTCAGCAAAGTTCAAGATAGCAGATATGGGATTATCCAAATAACTTGCAAGTCAAACTGATCTAGCATAAACTTATGCAGGTTCGCCTATGACTATGG CTCCCGAGATCcttgaaaataaatcttaCGGAAGACAGGCAGATATTTTCTCTCTAGGAGtaattatgttttaattGCTCTTTGGGAGATTCCCTTTTAAAAATGAGAAGGATCACATAAGTGAAATACAGAAGCAAACAATATCCTTCTAAGattcataaatcaaaatttccAATTCAATGAAAaccattatttaatcaatgcTAAAATATGATccaaattaaagaatataactgaatgaattgaaataagaattaacaaatttgtTGAAagaaagtaaaattatttttgaatttgatgacGATCAAGAATCCAATTCAAATTCAGATTTAGATCAGGATCAAGATCAAGAGAGcttattagaataagagaTGGAAGAAGGAACTGTAAAgtaagaaatagaataataataagagaatgatgaataatttgaaatattaactatagataaaaatgatgatgataaattaatagaagaattatacaatcaaagaaaataatatttattattggcAAAGGCTCATCAATAGATTTATGAACAGGATATTGTTGATCAGTTTtacaattatgattaatattaggAGTGTGCCAAATAATTGTATTGtcatttaaaatcataattgaatgaagaaCAATATCACCAAGTCTAGGCATGTTAATATTTGAAGGAATTGATTTCTAATGAAGATTATCACTTATTTAATACACAAGAAATTGTTTAAGATTACAAATAAGAATCCCTCTTAggctttataaaataatcaatatttggaaccccataaaaataatcattggAAAGCTAGTTAAACGAGAtaagatcaataaatttacaattaatagagagtttaagaaatgaaattaaaaatgagaaataataatacttgtTAATTACTTTAGTTCAATTAGAAATGTTCTTTAAGAAACAAACACAggaatatgaaaaattagacTATAATTTGTTTAACTTAGATTAAGAAGCATTAGACTAAGATcctaaataattgtaaaatattttagattaaatattcacTAATATCTTAACTTGA
- a CDS encoding Protein kinase — protein MDLLIQVKNNCIQDKDLCNHKQQIKLFKQFQTKVVVPSINIQLKNHVTLNVVKSGSLTQREDKVKQSDLTQPQKKQLPITKFNNAVNNNYVSSYYQNYLSNASRLNSKTQNSKELQQKEEQRKNTFEERHSVKPSKPKSTEQQNKNPKLSTEPSQNHKSMSSQNIMNLLNKIQQPKDDQNRAKSPITSSVDFNFKQLLQQYQKTLSNGQTRAKSNDQAKEVNQISGFITERPLSSGAYIIIHLYDSNNKMTELRFDCAYGTTDNLVNFLMTQCIDNKNIIGFQTTDQNIALDHYLSLVGKDLQFLNRKTIKLQPLHCTCDSNKLSLKSFQFLQCIGMGGFSRVYLVRSKSNGRFLALKLISKQFIIENQKQTIVQNERDVMVQLNLSDQHLSKQFICQLECAFESRNWVCFGMEYCPGGELFNQLRKVKRMTEEQAKLYFIEVCIAIGFIHCQNILYRDLKPENILIDSEGHLKVADFGLARPNMASDDEAYSFCGSPEYMAPEMLQQQGHTYAVDYYCLGALFYELITGLPPYYSRDTNQIFKSILSDPLSFPPNIGSPEARDLIRRLLTKNPEQRLGIRGDADAILQHPLFASIDLRDVIRRKIDPPFKPNLTSFNFDPSEFKKGEVSFKLELQKSLQSDDENKFTPMFENFYFISETLKLKRLRIPSRPTTQSQDFNMNDRNYNSNNSQGRRGNSAIADQLEKGIAYKQKIEEMQRRVQMQNSLNSGSIRQYMDPFNSVDKLKMNKKAKQ, from the exons ATGGATCTCCTTATACAAGTTAAAAACAATTGTATTTAGGATAAGGATTTATGTAACCataagtaataaataaagttatttaaGCAATTCCAAACAAAAGTAGTTGTCCCATCAATTAACATTCAACTTAAAAATCACGTAACATTGAATGTTGTAAAAAGTGGAAGTCTAACTCAAAGGGAAGACAAAGTCAAATAAAGTGATTTAACATAaccttaaaaaaaataactaCCAATAACCAAGTTTAATAATGCtgttaataacaattatgtgtctagttattattaaaactacTTATCAAATGCATCAAGGCTTAATTCTAAAACTTAGAACTCTAAAGAATTACAgcaaaaagaagaataaaggAAAAATACCTTTGAAGAGAGACATAGTGTTAAGCCATCCAAACCGAAATCAACTGAgcaataaaacaaaaatccTAAATTATCAACTGAACCGTCTTAAAATCATAAGAGTATGtcatcttaaaatattatgaatttgttgaataaaatttaacaacCTAAAGATGATCAAAATAGAGCCAAAAGCCCCATTACTTCATCTGTTGACtttaactttaaataattactgtaataatactaaaaaaCCCTTTCAAATGGGTAAACTAGAGCCAAAAGCAATGACTAGGCAAAAGAagtaaatcaaatttctGGATTTATCACTGAACGACCTTTATCTTCAGGCGcttatattataatacatttgtatgattcaaataataagatgACTGAACTAAGATTTGATTGTGCTTATGGAACCACTGACAATTTGGTAAATTTTCTTATGACGCAATGCATTGACA ATAAAAACATAATTGGATTTCAAACAactgattaaaatatagctttagatcattatttaagtttagttggaaaagatttataatttttaaatagaaaaactataaaattataaccGTTGCATTGCACCTGCGATTCTAATAAGTTAagtttaaaatcattttaatttttacaatgTATTGGAATGGGAGGATTTTCCAGAGTGTATTTAGTTAGATCAAAAAGTAATGGCAGATTTCTTgctttgaaattaatttcaaaataattcattattgaaaattaaaaataaactattgtttaaaatgaaagagaTGTTATGgtgtaattaaatttaagtgatTAACATTTATCAAAACAATTCATCTGTTAATTGGAGTGTGCTTTTGAATCTAGAAACTGGGTGTGCTTTGGGATGGAATATTGTCCAGGAggagaattatttaattaattaagaaaagtgAAGAGAATGACAGAAGAATAAGCTAAactctattttattgaagtATGTATTGCTATTGGATTTATACATTGCCAAAATATATTGTATAGAGACTTGAAACCAGAAAACATCCTAATAGATAGTGAAGGACATTTGAAAGTGGCAGATTTTGGTCTAGCAAGACCAAATATGGCATCTGATGATGAAGCATACTCTTTCTGTGGTTCACCTGAGTACATGGCACCAGAAATGCTATAACAATAAGGACACACTTACGCAGTCGATTATTACTGTTTAGGAGCATTGTTTTATGAGCTTATTACAGGATTACCTCCCTATTATTCAAGagatacaaattaaatatttaaaagcaTTTTAAGTGACCCACTTTCATTTCCTCCTAATATTGGTAGTCCAGAAGCAAGAGACTTAATCAGACGATTATTGACAAAAAATCCTGAGCAAAGATTAGGTATAAGAGGAGATGCTGATGCAATATTATAGCATCCACTATTTGCATCTATAGATTTAAGGGATgtaataagaagaaaaattgatCCACCTTTCAAGCCTAATTTAACATCCTTCAATTTTGATCCAAGCGAATTTAAAAAGGGAGAGGTTTCATTTAagttagaattataaaaatctttataaagcgatgatgaaaataaatttacacCAATGTTTGAAaacttttatttcataagTGAAACTTtgaa ATTGAAAAGACTTAGAATACCAAGCAGACCGACCACATAATCATAAGATTTCAATATGAAtgatagaaattataattcaaataactcTCAAGGCAGAAGGGGAAATTCTGCAATAGCTGATTAGTTAGAAAAGGGAATCGcctataaataaaaaatagaagaaatgtAAAGGAGAGTTTAAATGTAAAACAGTTTAAATAGTGGATCAATAAGATAATACATGGATCCGTTCAATAGTGTAGATAaacttaaaatgaataaaaaagcaaaataatga